In the genome of Paramormyrops kingsleyae isolate MSU_618 chromosome 5, PKINGS_0.4, whole genome shotgun sequence, the window ATATGCCATATTTGGCCAACtcggtgtgtgtgttttaaccAGCACGAATGCGTTCAGCGGCTattgagaggaggggaggggctgcgcgagtgtgtgcgtgcgtgtgcgtgcacgcGCGCCTGCGCTGTAGTGGTGAAGTATGGCGAATGAggcaaaaaccacactgttggtatcaataatggtgaaaatgacaaccccagtgtctcattattttcaactccAGCGTAAGCTATGATCTTCCGTTTCTGATCTTTCGCAGTACATATTTAGCagtgcagcagtgaaaaaggtccCCCCTTATACATTTTCCAAACGTTGTGTAGGCTATTTAAACCGGTATTGCGGTATAAGAAAAATCcatatcataacaataataaagaaCGGTTTTCGGTATGAACCGGTTTACCGCCCAGCACAAGACCAATGGTCTTAAATGATCAATCCTGGGATTTGACCTGGCAACCTTTCCAATCAtgggcacagagtcctaacccgcATGGCTAAATATGTTACTAGACAAAAGTGTTGACACATCTACTGAATATTCTTTGCACACCTCAAGGTAATGTAGTAAGCATCACCTTGTGAAGAAGGAAAGCAGTGGCGTACTgcgacagatgacctggccccacAATCCCCTGACCTAAACCCTTTAGACCTTGTTTGGGATGAGTTTGATCGAAGAGTATGAGCAGCCagcttgtgcccagaacttgtggaaactccttcaggattgttagagaagcattccaggtggctacatctggaagctggttgaaagtaTGTCAATAGTCTCTCATCAAAGCAGAAATGGGCAATTTTGAAGAAAATTTGAGAAAACTTTGAGTTATTGAGCACATTACAATGTTTTATATGTAACACTTCATTACTTTCAGAacttttactataaggtgaataacagcTGAAATAGAGACTGATGCATTAAAatcaggtgtgtccagacttttaaTTGGTACTCGACATCGGCTTCTTGTACATAGATTTTTACTGGAAAGTAAGGCAGTAGTGTCGTACATGTCTAGTGTGACTTTTTTAAGCGGCACAATCCTTGCCTTGTTGCTGATGTTCTCTCCTGTCCCCCACAGAGTGAATGAGTGGTGCAACCCATCTACCGTTGGCTTGCCGACACCATGAGCTGGAGCTTCCTCACCCGGCTGCTGGAGGAGATTCACAACCACTCCACCTTCGTGGGGAAGCTGTGGCTGACGGTGCTCATCATCTTCCGAATCGTGCTGACCGCCGTGGGCGGAGAGTCCATCTATTATGATGAGCAGAGCAAGTTTGTGTGCAACTCAGACCAGCCAGGCTGTGAAAATGTCTGCTACGACTCCTTCGCGCCCCTGTCGCACGTGCGCTTCTGGATCTTCCAAATCATATTGGTGTCCTCGCCTTCGCTCATGTACCTCAGCTATGCCATCAACAAGATCGCCCGTTTGGAGGCGGGGAAGGAAGAGGGCACCTCTGGGCGACACAAAGCACAGAAGATGTTCTTCAGCAACCGGAAGCAGCACCGAGGTTTGGAGGAGGCGGAGGACGACCAGGAGGAGGACCCCATGATCTATGAGGTCCCCGAGATGAGTGGCCCCAACGAGCCCGTGACCAAAGGAAAAGCTAAGGTCCAACACGATGGGAGGAGACGCATCAAAGCGGATGGTCTTATGCGCATCTATGTGCTACAGTTGCTCACTCGCACGCTACTGGAGGTGGGCTTTTTGGCGGGTCAGTACGCCCTCTACGGCTTCTCTGTCTCCCCCCTATATGAGTGCACTAGAAACCCCTGCCCTCACACGGTGGACTGCTTTGTGTCAAGGCCCACTGAGAAGACGATCTTCCTGCTCATCATGTACGGGGTCACTGTGTTCTGCCTGCTGCTAAACGTGTGGGAGATGCTGCACCTGGGAGTGGGCACCATCTACGACGTCCTCCACAGCCGCCACGCCCCGCACGAGGAGGGCGAGTACCGGCTGGGCAGCAGACCCAGCGTCTCGGTGGGCAAGGCGGGAGTTGAGGAGACCTATGGGAGCTACCCCTTCTTGTGGAACGCTCCCTCAGCCCCACCAGGCTACAACATTGTGGTGAAGCCCGAGCAGATGAAGTTTACGGACCTGAGCAACGGCAAGACGGTGTGCAAACAGAACAGGGCCAATATTGCCCAGGAGGAGCAGCGGCAGTTTGGAGGCAGTGAGGACAACCTCCTCGCTTCCGACATGCGCGGCGCCCTTCAGAAGGACATACAGCAGGCCCAGGACAGGCTGGACGCTGCTATCCAAGCCTACGGCCAGCAGTGCCACAATGACAGCAACCACAGCAATGTGAGCCAGTTGCACCAGGACCACAAACATCGCTCGGGAGCCAAGAATGGGAACAACAAGGACAACTGCcgcgggggcagcagcagtAACAGCAGCAAGTCAATGGAGGGGAAGCCCTCTGTGTGGATCTGACAGGTGACCCAAACCTGCCCAGCTCCACCTAAGTTATTCTCCGTAATCCTCGTACTGTTACATACTGTCAGTTATGTATTTGTATCTATGTCTCTGTCTCGGGGTACTTTTGAAAAGATCAACACTAAATACTTGAATCCAGCAGCAGAGCACATGTTTTGCATCAGCTTTGAAATCCAATTCCAAGAAACTGGCAAATCAGTTGAAAAGGGAAatgaaattataaaaaaaaaaaaagaagaaagttTTTGCTTGGATTAACGGGACATTGCCATCAACAGGAAAAATATTACTGTACCACTTTTGTCAACCTAGCTGCCCAAAGACACCACACAGCAGACAGGGGACAGACTGGTGTAACTGCCATTTGCCATTTATTGGCACCAAAAATATGTGGCAGTTGATTCCCTGCTCAGTCATACTAAGAGGAGCTTGTTAGACAGTGAAACTATGTCAAGCTGTAGAGTCTAATTACATATCAAACACACCCCATCTCCACTGTGGTAGGCAGGCTGCTGTGAGCGGGCCTGATCTGTGGATATGGTCAAAACCCGACACCCCACTGACACGACCACCATCTGGTATTTCTAATTAAGGGTATTTACAGGGTTATATCAGGTGCCATAAAAAAGTAGCTGTTTTTGTGAATTAAAAGCAGTTGGGTTATGTTAATGTGCTGAAATTGATGTCATATTGTGCCTGATGAAGGAGAGAGTGGCTTAGGCCTGGTAACAGTGCCCAGGTTTATGGGTGTTTGGCTGCTCCATACCACCATCACTGTGGAGGAAAAGTAGAACACAATTCAATGCCTTAAAATCCTACATGGTGGAAGCGGCCATTGCAGAGTGTGCATGCGCAAGCTGATGGAGGGAGACGGTGCTGATACCTGCGTACTGAGGTCACATCCAGGCTCTCCCCAGGTCACCCGTGGCTTCCAGTCTGGTGTCCTCCAGCCAGCACCTTTCACAACTTTTCTATCCACTGTGGGAATGGGGTTGGGGAGGAGGCGCAGTAACTGATGTAGCTGACACCTAGTGACATTAAATTAATTCACTGCGATTTCTTAGCCATGATTCAATGCTCACATCAGTGACTGCAGTGAAGGTTCATTCAGGTCCACCTTGAGATTGGTGTGTTCTGTAGTGCCTCTCTCACCTTTTATTAAGACCCCTGCAGTGCTTTGTCATTCTTTTATACAATGGCCCATTATTTTATTCTACATGCTTTTCCATTCTGAGATATCATCTCAATCTTTTCATTGAATGTAGTTTCATCAGTAAGTTTTGGATGAAGTTGGTATTTTACTGTTTGGTATACAgtgaaatacaaatttaaaGCTCCGAATATTTTTCCCTTAAATAATTCATGTATCACTGAAAGACTTTTACTTCTCTTTTTTGGTGCATGATGGCATCGTCTTACACTGTCATCCattcattacattacatttgcTGGCTCTTGGGAGCCCTCTGGAGGTCAGTGGTACAAACACACGTCCCGGTACGTTCCAACTCTCCTATGGTTTACTTAACCCTAAAATCTGACTCAAATTTACGTTTAGTAATAGGAAAAAGAAACGGTTCTTGGTGATCTCATTTTTATGCAGTGGAAAAAAGCTAATTCCTCTTGGGTTTTCCTAAAATGAAGACCAGGTCAAGATCGTACTATTATCCTATGATGACTGCTACACATATTTGTGTTTCCACAATGTCAGCTAGAGATGACTGTTTCGTTGCAGATCCACAAATTCACATTTAGTCATATAAATGTTTGAAAAGAATGCAGGTTGTTAATGTAAAGATGTCTTATGGTACAGTACGAGGATCCAAAAGAACCCTTTCCCACATAAAGACCAGACACTATTAGTCACAAAGGGCTCTTTAGTGAAATGTAAAGTTATGTTGTAGTTTGACTGTCTTTAAGAAGGGAGAACAGGATGCATGTTACACTACATTAAAATGGAAGgtttatatttacataatttaaaagtttttaattcattttgtaggttcatttcatttccattgAGTGTTAGACACACTTAAGCAATTAATTTTTCTACTGAAGTTTGTTttgtaatgttattttttaaagaaatggaACATATTCATTGCCAATTTTCTTAAACTTACTATATGATTGTTATATTggctttttttaaataaacggtTATCTTCTGCAAGTTACTTGTAATAAATAAAACTTGTAATAAATAATTTGCCAGAATATTTTCACAGTGTGTTGTAAAATGTTTTCCTGTTCTGTTAGTAGAGGGCTTTCAACATTTTTGAGTGGGCAGGCCTCTTGATCATTTAATGGCTCAGAGATGtttaaacattaatttattGTAATGATACagtagaccaggggtggccaatcttatcctcaaagggcctgtgtgtatgcgggtttttgctgcaactccctaattagattactaattagaggactgattggctgatgagtcctcacacctgggtttgaacagctgacctacaggttatcccaaaaacctgcacacacaccggccctttgtggataagactggccatCCCTGCAGTAGACTATCCTCTGTAAGAGTGCCCCCTGAGTACCACTAACCATTCTACTGCCAACTCTGATTAAACTAATCTTAGACTAATCTAATCTTCAAGTTCATAAGATGAtctatgttaaaaaaaatgtatggttGTGCAGGCTAGGACTCCAGTCCTGTGTATTGTGGAGTAATGTCACCTTGGGGCCCTCTGACCCTGCTCCCGAATTCTTTCTTGTATGTCCCTTTGGACAAAAGGAAATAGCTAACTTTCTCATCATAATAGTTTAAAGATACTTTATGGGAATCTGTTTCATGTTTTCCTCTGTTAAGTTTGTGGAACCTTAATATTGTAGAGTGACAATCCACTGGGAGTTCCTTGTgcaccagcagagggcgatCAGCACCAACAGGGAAATGGTAACTGTGGTTTCCGAACAGTAAACCATGAGGAGTGCTAACAGGACACAACTGGAGGCTGCTAATTTTCCCAGTCAGGGGGCAGCTCTGCTTTCCTTAGTGCATCTAGAAGCCTGTGGTGGGGAGATGATCAGGGAAAGAAGAAAAAGGGTGAGTTACTTATGTGGCCACTGCCCACAAAACTGGATAGTCTTACATTAGAACTGCATTACTGTTTTGTAAACGTAAGCGTAGGTGTCACTTTTGACACATTTCTGTCATGTTAACCCTGATTGTTTGCATAGTGAGTGAAGTATGTGTATCTGTCCTTAGTTGCAAAGACTAAGGAATTTGTGCCAGGAAGCACAAATTATACTCTCTGCCCTTCGGTGAACTAATGTTGCAGTGAGAAATCATAAACAAAAGTAGAAAATATGAGCACATCGCACATGTTCTGTTTTCCCTGCTATGTTCCAGAAATCTGATGACCTTCTTTTCATTTAGGTGGCTTTGAAAGGCCAGGCCCCTGCCTATCTAACAGGGCCGATGGCTGGATGTAATCCAGATATCAAAATGCAGTCATCCTTTTAATTTCCAtaataagttaaaaaaaaaactggattttaaGGCAACATTCATCTGAAGGGTTCATAATCTACACAAACATTTGTTAAGTAATGTAAAGGATTTCCATCTCTCAGTACATAgcctaaatacaataaaaagtCCTGTTTTAGATTGATTTAACCTGGCTGGTCTTAGTTAAACTTACCTCTGGTTTTGTACCACTGTGTAACTGCTGTGTCTTTTGTGAGCCTGTGTGTTCTAAGCCTAAACTAAGGCAATTATACCGGAAAGGGTGATATATAAACACTGGTGGTATTAAATTAAAGCTCTTTAGATAGCCTCCTTAATTATGCTTCTTTGTGGAAGGTGTCCCTTCCCTCAGCTTAAGAGGCTCAGCGCAAATTATCTCTGACGTTTTTACATCTCTTTCATTTGATAAGAATAGTGCATGTTTGTATTACTGCTGTGAATTAACTTTTCAGGATTGAAGCATGGAATATTAAGCACCCAATAAAATGCTTCTAAAGCAGgaacattttaatataaaaaattgtgtccattttccaaaccgttTCTTTGAACAAAaagtgtcattcaaatcaggacaTCAGTAGCGTCACTTTCGTACACAATGTTGCTTCTTTCAGCTGATTACAGTACATATTGGTAATGATGTGAAATCCTGCTCATTTTAACTTTTCATTCCTGTGTCATTCACTTGTGCAGGTGGGTCTCAGTGGTCCTGATACCACCCAGATGGCACTCAGGTCCATCCATTCAGCGTTTACAGTGAGCAACACTGTACAATAAATCAATCCGACTCCTGCCTTGTTAACCTGACCAAGATATGTGGTTGGAAGAAGTCTGTCAGTCCAAAGAAAACAGGTTCTATTCGTGATATCTCATAAAGGTGACTgatgggtgtgtgagtgtgtgtgaggacAAGGCACTAAACAGGAACTGTATAACATGACATTTATGTTTTCTATTTCAGGCCGATGGCTGTAATTTATCGGACCTTTCCTTGTGCTCAGGTCTGACTTTGGGCACTTTGTGTAATTAAACATGGGCAAGAAGCTGTTGAGGAGTGGTTGCAGGGTTGCCgacttcggtcagctggctggagtgagattttcaatttgagacaactCCTGAACTCCGCACACTGATTTACGTGTATGTAATAGTTTTATTACCCTGTAAAtaatctgtagggtttgcaaactgccccaatgtttttgatgtagttaattttaggtttatgatggaataatatagatttgccgtaagatttcttgcatgaacgtgagagtctgaaagcgtgaccGTCACGGCAGATGCgcgagagttggcaaccctgtggttggaaaatggataaatGGTTTTTTAATCATCAGAAAAGGGGTGAAAGTTATCTTTTCTATATAGAATTAAGGAAAATGTGCAATGCCAATAATCGTATGTCTATTCATCGAAGGCTTGATCAATGAGCGGACAGGCCTACGTAGCAGCGATATATTGATCATTAACGCATAGGTATTTTGAATCGCTGAGAGTGAATTGTCCCAGTTGGCGAGCCATAGCACAGAGGGAATGTCCCGGATGCAAACAGGAGGGCAGTTTCAAAGCTTGATAATGGAGCTGGGAAGAACAGGGAGTGTGGAAGTCTGTTGAGGTCAGttgttaattattattaaatgctaTTACTATAGATTTAAACAAAGGTTTTGACTCTTAAGATAATCATTATGTATGAGTTAGTTAACAGTGCACTATGAGGATTCGTGTTATTGTTATTTAAATACCTGTGCCGCCATGTGTTTATTTAATCCCCCAGCCAGCGAAACAAGTTATTGATGGCTAATGAGtttttatcatcatcatctgtACCCCGGTGTTTGTGCACACTATACTTTTTAGTCAATTTGTGTACTATAAAGTTTACATTTGCACCAAATACGTTTTCAAATATCAGTTTGTGTTTTCAGTTTCGGGTAGTAATATTTGTTATTCGCTAAGGTAAGGTTTTGCGGTGGTGATGACATTGTGAGTGGTAAACAGCATAATGCAATGGTTCAGACGTTCTGTTGGCAGATGGAGGTCATGCAGCGCCGGCCGCGGGTGCAGGACCTGCTGGGGGCGCTGTCTCCGGGGGTGCGGCAGCTGGAGGGGAAGACTTTTTACCTGGATGCTGTGCGAAGCCGCTCCTCTGCCCTGCTTGCTGAGGCTATAGCCCGTCTTGGAGGGGTATGGAACCAGATGGGGGGAACAACCATGTTGGGAGTGGTGGGCCTGGCAATTTATTGGGGGCAACTTAATGTAACTGAAGGTCTAGCTTGCTGCAAGAGAAGTTTGCTTACCTTTTCAAATGAATACTGTATTTTTGGGCTGTTTGATGAGTCGTGATTTGTATATATGATGACATGATGGATGCAGATTGTGTTTCATGTCCAGTGTGATCGTTATGTCCCTTTGCAGAAAGTGGAAAGCTTCCTTAATAAGGATGTGACCTTTGTGGTCTCGGGGAGTCGGGACAACTGGCAGGGTTGGCAGTCTGTCCAGGAAGGGGAGGGCCCTAAGAAGGTTGCAGTGGACAGCCCCCCAGTTTCCTCCCGTCACCGGCAAGCTCAGGGCGGCTGCAGTGGCACCAGTCAGCGCACTGCTACTCCCAGACCTCAAGTAAGTTTCTCTCTCTTAACCATATCTGTTGCAGTCGTCTTTAACTGGAATTTAATACTGGAACGGTTTATCATTGTAGTCTTTCATATGCTGTATTTGGTCACACTGTAGTTgtagttgaatttttcaaaatgGTGTTTTGTTAACGAGCACCATACCATGCTGGCTGTGCAGGCGTACAGAAGCCGTGGAAGGGCCCTACTGGAGAGGGCCATCCGTAGCAATGTAAGTCCTCGTGCGTGAAACCTTCCATTATCTATAGTCTTTATGAAATCATTAATATGAAGAAGGCAAGGGTAAACGTGACAAGTTTAGTTTTGTTAAGTCGTCCTGAATTTGCCAGATGTGGTACTGGTGAGTTAAGGATGATGCTTATAATGGCAGCTCTCAGCTTCAGATGTGAGCCATTCGCACTGTTGGCCCTTGATAATCATTCCCGTGGTGTTGAGCAGGAACGCTGTTCGGGGACCAGTGTCCTGGCCAACGCTAGCTCCTGGGGCATCAAAATTCTCCATGTGGACGGTATCCTTTTTTTCCCAACAAAGACGGTCTTACTGTATGAGGAAACACTTCTGTTCGCTCGTTAGACACAGTTCGCATTGACGATGCAAAGAAATACATTATCTCGTGACCACCAGAATGTTTTGCCTGCAATAAGATCCTGTAACTGATTCTCTTTCGTAGAGGttgcttttaaataaatagaagCTTGTTTGTCAagctgccagcagggggcaacaTGGACATCAAGCTCACAAACTGCAGGAACAAAGGAATGAAGCAAAGCTACAAAAAAAATTGGATAATTTATTGGAagggacctgaaaaaattagtttttgttttccttctccTGTGCTGTTGTCCTTCACTTATTAAAGTGATTTGTAATTAAGGACTAATTCGCTGGGGGATTCATGGTGGCTCAGTAGGTGGCGCTCTTGCCTCCCAACCCCAGGGTTTGAATCTATTCTACCTATTCTATGACTGTGGAGTTTGGAGGTTCTCCCAGAGCCCCCTAGTTTCACCCTGGGTCTCTGAGACATGCAGTAAGGCTGACTGACATCTCTAATGCCCATAGTGTGTAATTCCTATAACCTCCCAAAGTGGTGAGTAGGGTTGAGTATTGTTTGGGTTCTGATGTCGGTGCTAAAATgatttaaaacttttaaataCTGTGCCGGTGCCTGAAGCagtaccttaaaaaaaaataaaagcacaaaacGAAGTTCGACATTCGCTGGGGCCGAAATCTGCATTGCAGTACGGTTCATTTTATAGGAACTGGTGCCATATTGTCACTGGGTGTCAGCACCTACCCCTAACAAACCTCTCTTTCTCAACATTGTTATAATAATTCCAAAAACAAAGATGTTAGCCTTTCATTGCTAAAGGCTTCTGACTTGCCACCAAATCATAAAGCTATATAGAGATGCATAATATATCGGTTAACATGTTGCTGTTGGctgatattatttaaaaaaaaaaaaaaaaaagatactcAGAGCCAACataaaggtcatgtgactgtatcacaATGATTATAGTATCAGATCAAACGGACACAGTTGATAGTAcgggcacactgctggtcctatgtcagtagggtgtggcaccccCCCGCGGGCTGGATACATGCGGAAGGGAGTCATTCAGCTGTTGTATCCTCTTCTGCGGcaagtcggcccacagctgttgtaactggccctcaagaccctgcagattggcactgggtctgagttgacGTCTGAGCTGGTCCCACACATGTTAGATTGGGGAAAGATggggggacctggctggccatgggaggacctcaacatgacgcaAGCAATAGACACGCAtgctgtgtgtggatgggtATTGTCTGTgtgaaagactgtaccagggtgctgtctcaggaggaGACATGCGGACGCAGGATGTCAATGACATAGCGCTGTGCTGTCAGGGTCCCCCGAATCACTGACAGAGATGAtctgaagtcataccctatggctccccgcaccatgatgtcataccctatggctccccgcaccatgatgtcataccctatggctccccgcaccatgatgtcataccctatggctccccgcaccatgatgtcataccctatggctccccgcACCATGATGACTGGAGTAACGTAGGTGTCTCTCTGCACAAcattggcaggattggtcctctcccctcgACGCTGCCATACGCACACATGATGGTCATCTGGTAATGCAAAACAGAGAGTCATCGCTGAACATGGTACGATGGgacttgtcattagtccataCCTCCTGGTTCTGCACTGGTGTTGACAGCAGCCTAAGCATGGGACAGTGAACCCATAGTCCGGCTGATGCCAGTCAATGAGTCACAGTGCGGGATGACAGGGGGTGATGTAGAGAGTCCAGTGCCTGTGTCCAGATGGCAGGCGCAGATatcatggggttctgtaatgcttggtgCACAATACAATGATCCTTCgttggtgtggtctgtcttgggtgaCCGGAACCTTCATGACGTGTGTGGGTGCTCTCACATGCCCATTGGTTCCAGCATTGGCAACTGtaacatctgcatgccccacatgtcGGGCAATTGCAGGATACAACCACCCAACCTCATGAAAACCCACAATGGGACCCCAATCAAACTCCGtgaagtgctggtaatgctgtctaatgcgcccaggaggcatcttCTGTGGTTCTGTGGTGACTAGACGTGCCAGCGCCCTGCAAATTGAATCATTTACATGCCCATCGCTGGTCTGCATGTGtgccaaattacatccaaatcggaccattacttctgggtgctccAGTTTTTTTGTCACTGTATATTTGCATCAGTTTGATACATTTTGCCACATAGGTGCACCACTAAATGTACAGATTGTCCCTTAAGTCCCTAGAGCAGAGTTCCTGCCATACTTGAACCAACTTACGGAGGAAAGTTCCCAGGCCAGAAGCAGGGAACTGCAGGTAACTTGGCATTTCTATTAGTCTGCGTTCTTCTTAAAAGTAATTTGTTTTCCCGTCATGGATGATGCAATGTTTTTGAAGAAGGCAATGCTGGAATGGTGGATGTTGACTTTGTATGCATTACTCCTACAGAAAACAGGGAAATCTTCGGCATGGGTTGTCAAAGGTCAGTAATGTTCAGCAGCTAAATAATGCAGATGATGTGGTGTCTCATGCTTTGGGTTATTTTTTGTGTATTAACAGTCGGTCCATGTGAAACATTCAAGAGGATGGCATTGTGAATGAACAGCCATGTTTTTTGctaaataaccccccccccacacacacacacacacacacacacacattaactgTCCTCTACTGCTTCTCTCATCACCAGCCGGAACCCTGAAGTCTCCCTACATTAAGATTGAGGATTCCAGCAGGTCAGTGGATGTTAGGTGGCGAAAAGATAAACCTGCTCAGTCTTCCCTTTCCAGCAGCCACTGCTGGCCCTGATAAAGGCTGCCTGTCTTCCTCTTAAACCCAGGCTGCTGAGTCATTGTAAtaaattggagttgctaaaatgtagtttaaaaaaaaaaaaaaaaaaccccccgTGCGGCTGGTGTCGTAATGGAAACCAGCAACCACCACCCCAGCTGGCCCCGGGTGTCCAGACTTTCCCCACTCAACTGCCCCTGACCCCCCGGGCATGTAAAGGGATCCTGTCAGGAGCCCCATGGTTAAAGTTTAAACACAATCAGGGGAGACACCTGGAACAGAGCCGGCGCTAATGTGCATGCATGTTGCCTGTGGGAGAGGGCTGAGGTTTCATCGCCGTTTCTGCCGCTGTCTGCTCGCCTGGAGGGACCGCAGGCCTTTCCGGCCGCACCTGCGGCTCGGTTAGTGAGCCGCCGGGGAAAGCGGGTGGGTGCTGCATAGCATGAACAAATCCACGCCTGATGCACCTTCACCTGCGGCGGCTGTGTTCCTCCTGCATGTTCCTCAGATGCACCACCTGCGATGGGCCTGTGGGACAGCAAGTCATCCTGAGGACGTTCTAGGTCTAGGTTTCTGTATTGGAAAGAAAGTCTCTGCAAAGTTGCTTGGCACAAAACCCCTCAATTTCCcctcaaaacaaacaaattgaTGAATATCAGCAAGTTgtgtgtacatttttttttgtgaacagCTTAGTAATTGCAGGATAgtttttctatgttttttaATGGCAGTTTGGTGTGTGCGCAGCATTTTGACGGCTCTTCCCGTCTTGTGTAAATAGGAAATACAGACCCCTTCACACGCAGTCAGCAGTCTTCCCCATGCTGGACTTCGCTGGCAAGTTTAGTCCGTTTGAGCCACCCGCCCCTCTGCCTCCTCCAAAGATGAAGAACCAGGAGGACGATCAACACAGCAAAGCAAAGTCAGTCGTCATACGGTCTCCACGTTGTGATCAGTTCTGCTTTACAGGATTACAGGCCAGGGGACTTTCGGTGACTCTGACTGTGCTGCAGTGACAACCTGACAagtgaatgtttgttttttatttgcaaacgTCTGATTTAGGTTGAATTGACAACAGTTACTGGTTTTGGTTAATGTGGTTTGGCATGCTGCCA includes:
- the LOC111856090 gene encoding gap junction gamma-1 protein-like produces the protein MSWSFLTRLLEEIHNHSTFVGKLWLTVLIIFRIVLTAVGGESIYYDEQSKFVCNSDQPGCENVCYDSFAPLSHVRFWIFQIILVSSPSLMYLSYAINKIARLEAGKEEGTSGRHKAQKMFFSNRKQHRGLEEAEDDQEEDPMIYEVPEMSGPNEPVTKGKAKVQHDGRRRIKADGLMRIYVLQLLTRTLLEVGFLAGQYALYGFSVSPLYECTRNPCPHTVDCFVSRPTEKTIFLLIMYGVTVFCLLLNVWEMLHLGVGTIYDVLHSRHAPHEEGEYRLGSRPSVSVGKAGVEETYGSYPFLWNAPSAPPGYNIVVKPEQMKFTDLSNGKTVCKQNRANIAQEEQRQFGGSEDNLLASDMRGALQKDIQQAQDRLDAAIQAYGQQCHNDSNHSNVSQLHQDHKHRSGAKNGNNKDNCRGGSSSNSSKSMEGKPSVWI